The region TACTTTTGCTTCCGATGCCAGGAAGAAGATCCTACTCTTGTAACAAGGTGGAGGAACAAAAGAGATGATGGTGACAGGACCGAGAGGacagaaaaacaaacaaacaatgaaGAGAATAAAGAGAAATCGAGAAAACGCAAAGAAAGAAGTGAGAACAAAAacgataaaaaggtaaaaaaatgtggagaatgtgtGGGATGTTACAAAACTGAGGACTGTGGCAGATGTGATGTTTGtactagaaaaaataaacataattcttCTAGACAAAAGGAAAGGTGCAAACAGAGAATCTGTGTCAATTTTGGAGGGTATGTGAACTTATTGgcatttaaactaatattaagattgtttattttaaggaGTCGGAGAAAAAGGAAAGATTCAAGTGATGATGAACAGTCATATAATGCTCATTTAAAGACAGATTATCCCAGGCAATGTTATGGTTTAAAATGTGTGAAATGTGCCAGGTATGGGTCAAAATATTGTTCTGATGAGTGTGGACTGGAACTAGCCAGAACTAGAATTCTTCAAGTGCTACCACAGAGATTGCAAGAATGGTCTTTGGGTCCTTCAATTGTTGAggaacataatataaaaggtagtttttaataaaaatatttattttatttaattcagtataatggattaaattatattgaattgcaGCTTTGGATCAAGTGCGAAAACAACAGTCAGAAGTAAAGCAAATTCTACAAGAACTAGACAAACATCATAGAGAACTGGATGCAATAGTTGACAGAGCCAAAAACGCGGTGATCGATCCGAATCAAGTAAACGATAACGAAGATGAGGGAGAAATGTCTATGTACTGTATAACTTGCGGCCACGAAATACACTCAAGAACTGCAATTAAACATATGGAAAAGTGCTTTAATAAGTATGAGTCACAGGCTTCCTTTGGATCAATATTCAAAACAAGAATTGAGGGCAATAATATGTTCTGTGATTTCTATAATagtgtaaataaaacttattgcAAGAGATTAAGAGTTTTGTGTCCAGAGCACTGTAAAGACCCAAAAATTAGTGACACTGAAGTATGTGGGTGTCCGTTGGTTACTAATGTGTTTTCCACAACAGGAGAGTTTTGTAGAGCCCCAAAGAAATCTTGTACAAAACATTATGTGTGGGAGAAACTAAGAAGAGCAGAAGTaagttttgatttattttattatataatttactaaatgtgTTACATATTACAGATTGACTTAGAAAGAATGAGACAGTGGTTGAAATTAGATGAGCTTTTGGAAAAAGAAAGACAGTTAAGAACTAGTATGGCATCTAGAGCTGGAGTTTTGGCATTGATGTTACACTCAACCTACAACCACGAAGTGatggaaaaatatactaaaatgaaTCAGGAACAAGCTGCCATGCAAGCAATGCAAGAACAACTAAATCATCAGTGAATTTATATCATTCAATTGTTAACTTGAACTAAAATTGCTTTgtaatactttaataataaaaggtttttaattttttatcatatgtttataattatatttatttgtataattcagctcaaattatatactactctataattaaagtttttattaaaattactttatatacattttagtataaaattttaaaaacaatattcgattttaaatgaaaagttGGGTATGTATGTGTGTGTATACAAACGACGTttatttcacataaaaatatacaaataaattttacttgcaacaaaattaatctatATTCATATCACAAAaagattcattttataaatgtatataaataacataggTATTAGATATCTTGAACATAAATAGAAGATTTGTTATCTCCTTTTCTTCATCATTagccttttccttttcttctcctcctcctcctttCTCATGTCTTCCAAATCTTCCATAataccaatttttttacttatggcTTCCTCTTTCATCTGTTGAGCCCATGAAGATTCCATATCATCAACATCATCCTCACAGTCCCGGTATCTTGATTTATCATAACCAAATATTTCACTGATATATTTTGAGTAATCATTTCCTTCCTCTGGTCCATCATCAATAAAGTCATCCATCTCACTATCATATTCACTATCATCATCATCCAGAATTCTTCTGGGATTTGGATGTGGTCTTTTCTTTGTTGGAAATCTGGACATATCTGGTGGTGGTATGTGATGTTTTGGTTTAATATCCCTTGGTGGGGCCTGTTTTTGCTTCATAGCATTCTTCGGTCGAAGATCATTTGGTGGGAATTGCTTAGGCTTCAAGTCAGAAGGTGGTTTTCTCTTCAAATCACTTGGTTCAATTTGCTTCCTTGCCATATCTCGCCCAGGTTCTTTTGAAGATGCAAGTTTTGGCCTGGAGTCTTTCATCAGCTGTTCTTTCCTTTTATCAAAGTGTTTTTCTTGACTACCATTCAAGCTGGTAGATTTAACTGGCACCTTGGCAGAACTATGTGTAGGTTTATTTACAGTTGGTCCTTTATCACTAGATTTAGTTAAggcattcattaatttactagaGGAATTGGCACTTGTAGTTGAGTTCATAGATTTCTTAGAGTCATCTCTTGAGCCATTTAACTTAGGAATTTTATCAGACAAACTCTTCATGACTGGTTTCTCTTCAAGCCTAGGCTTTTTTGCATTCAATTTTGCCTCTTTTTCTCTCATTTCTTTCCTTTCCCGGTACTGCCTCTCTAGCTCCTGTTCCCTTTTTTGTTTCttggtaaataatttttcctcTTCTTTAGTTTTCTGCTCTATAACAATTGGTTCATACTGTTTCTTTTCagcaattttcaacaaatcaGCAAAGTTCATTGGTGGGGGAGCGGCAGGTCTGGGCTTTGGCTTAGGCTTGTCAGTTTTCTCAGGCTCATACTTGTCATAAATTTCTTCTTCACCATTCTCtttatgttttctttttcttttgtgtGGCATCATTGCTTCTTCACGTTCCTTTTCTAAAGCAGCCCTAACTCTATCTTTAGTACCCTTTAAATTTGTGTCTACTTTTTTTTTCGTGAAATCATATTTCTTTTCATCTGGcatcttattatatttctcCATCATTTTGTTGTAGAAAGCTGATGCTTCTTGCGACACATACCCATAGTCGTCCTCATCAGGTTGACTTGGTCCTGCTAATGTGACCGCCGTATTATCATCATCTACAGCATCTTGTATAACAGATTGGTTTGCAGATTTTGTACGTTTTAACATGACATTGACTCTGCGCGTTGCCTTTTTATCTTGTGCTCTCAATGCCAATAATTCCTCTTTCTTCCTTTGGGCCtccaattgtttttgtttctctTCCTGTTCTTTCctttccaaaaactttttaacattCACCGACAACTCCTTCGATCTTTGCTCCTTCTTAGGAGGCTCAAATTTCGTACTGTAGTACTTGATCTGAAATAGGACAACAGTAAATAGCTGTTCTAGAATTTCTACAGTTAATTACATACCTCCTTCTTTTGTGTTTTGTCATTTCGTTGGGCTTTGTGAAGCAACGTGCCGAAATCCATATTGGTAAGCTTCAATCAGATCAATTTGGGGCGCCTATCTTAAAAAAACCAAGTTTATGTTAGACGACTATTAGATTCCAGCTGTACATATCGCCATTTTTAATGTGAATGACATTTCTAGTGATTTCATGCAACGGAGCATGCGCGTTTGTTCAGTGACATGccggattaaatttaatttatagagaTAGAACTAtttcgtttaaaaaataaatgttgaacaTTTTACTTACCAACACTGTTTCCAATGACACTTTAATTGCAAATAGTAACTTAAATGATAACCTTAATTATATACTGAATTACTAATAAACGaggtatttgaataattaaaggtatatttaaatttacttaatcatcaggtaaattttaatagtaacaaTTAGGATAAGTCTTACAATCCATTTCCTTTTAGCCtgtatgtgtaaataaaatacattcctttacatttttatgatggtacattttgatttatgtatttttatattatattaatagtgTATTAATTTCAGAGGATAGAAGGGTTAGCTTAAAAAGGAGGGATTAAAGTTTTTGTTACGCTAcagaattaagtttttattaaatgattaagagattaattataagaaataatatgtatCAATTTAATCCATCAGATTAtctgaattaaacaaaatataaatattatttcgatATTAACATATACTGTAACCGAGAATTGTTCTTTCTTCCAATGTTTTTtcttagataaaattaataaaccacgTTCTTcgttcttaaataatatttatactagataattgttttaattataacaaattataattacttatcCATTAGGTCAGGTGCAAGTAAGTAACTAAACTATTttgatattgaattaaaataaaaaactatttgaatatattgaatttattgaatataatttgataaacacATACATAAATTCTAAAACCCTTTAGTAACAAATACATGATTGTATTCATCACAtaagttatataatatatatttaaaagataacattctaaagaaatatgaaatattcttGTAACACTATATACTTCATGGACATTTATGAAacataaactaattataattccaCAGAAactgaacatttaaataaacattgcaGACTTTacgtttacaaataatataacttaTCCCAAAGTTCATGAGAtggcattattttaatatgttgtcCCACCAATCCGGCGACCTTATGAGCATATTGACATGGCGCTGGTACACGTACTGTGCCCGcccaattataatataaatgacaCATTTTGTATGTCAGCCTTTGTATTATATCAGGTCTCATGTTGGTTTCGTCGTGGAGCACAATGTAATGAGTCGGATTGACAGTACCCTGTCGTACGCTTTGTGACActataaagaaatcttttatgGTACGTCTTGTCATCGTGTGATCCAAAACCGTtcctaaaacaaaatttttgtttaaccaTTTTGGTACAATGAAGTTTTGTATTATGTACCTGGAGGTGGATTATGCGTCTCATTTCCTAGGGCAAAAATTCTTGTATTGATGCGCTTCTGGACGGTGATAAAACAGATCTTCGTTTCGAGACCAAACTGTTCAATTACTGATTTAAATTGTTGCACTTCATATCGTTTTACTTTTTCCAACTCTCCGTCGCTTACGCCGTCTCTATATATGATTAATTTGTCAGGATATGATCCGTTCTCATTTTTATAACGTTCTATCATTTTCGTAAAGGAAATTTTTAAGTGATCTCCCATTTCTTGATCTTGAAAGTTTACTAGAGTCATGTAGCGGGATAGACTTTCGTTTAAGCTGCACACGAGACCACACACAGATTTGTCCCCTTTTCCATGGTACACATCCATACctttaatgtaaaatgtcaattaacattaaatactaCTATGAATGTGTTTCATCTACTTTCAATCAGCTTTAAATACAGATCAACTGATAATatgtatgataaaatattttaaaccatcATATTTACCTGCCACCATCCATCCTTTGAAGGGACATTTAACATTCCACAGGCTGCCACCCATTTTGGCCACCATTTGAAGCGCAATCTTCTGCACAATAGCACGTACTTTACTCGTATTAGATAAAACTCTGGACGTTACTACTTGGGATGGGACTGGAATCACATTGCAGCACATCTTTTTGATTATCGCGTAACGGTCCTGACGTATGGTGGGCACCACAAACACAACGATCTAAAATCACCATTATATAATTCAAGCCAATTATAATCAACAACGAATATTACCTGCACATTGTCATTGATGTACTCGCGGCAAGAGCTCATGTAGGTTTCGGTGCGATCGTTCGGGAGTTGGACAGGTTTCGGCTGGTTGACCCGACACCCCATCACGCCGCTCAGCCGTACCATGAGCTGCGCAAAGTTCTTCGCACTATTGGCGTCCCTTGCCGTGTAGAAGACGATCCAGTCGCGGATGTCGACCGGCGTGCACACCGAAAATTCACTGGTGGCGCGGGACCAGTCGGCGTTATTGTTGGTTTGCACGGATTTCCCGTCACCGAAGAATATCTGCTCGTTCTCCAGTTGTCGTGCAGTTGTTTGAACGGGTTGGTCGTCGATGCTTAAGCCCCAGTCGGCGAGAACATTCTGCGCTTCGGGGCTTTCACGGACCTTGTTGAGATAGTTGTGCATGGCGTTGACACGCTGTTGGGGTGTTACCCGTGTGTATTGCGCCACGTCTTTCATCACCTGAAAGAAAGAGAGAACCAATGaagtttagtaaaaatattcccTGTCTTGTAATGGTACCAACTGGGGTATCATTAGAATTTACTAAAGTACGACGAAATGGCCACGCGATCAATTAGAACAATTAGGAGGCCTCATTGTGTGTGATACGAAAATTATGGAAATATAGTAATACAACACTGAATG is a window of Aethina tumida isolate Nest 87 chromosome 7, icAetTumi1.1, whole genome shotgun sequence DNA encoding:
- the LOC109597680 gene encoding CXXC-type zinc finger protein 1 isoform X2 — its product is MSRNAISREEIAKQFLLPERQSKIDTLLKQDGQAYCFCRSSDSSRFMIACDACEEWYHGDCVEISEKKAKLITQYFCFRCQEEDPTLVTRWRNKRDDGDRTERTEKQTNNEENKEKSRKRKERSENKNDKKVKKCGECVGCYKTEDCGRCDVCTRKNKHNSSRQKERCKQRICVNFGGSRRKRKDSSDDEQSYNAHLKTDYPRQCYGLKCVKCARYGSKYCSDECGLELARTRILQVLPQRLQEWSLGPSIVEEHNIKALDQVRKQQSEVKQILQELDKHHRELDAIVDRAKNAVIDPNQVNDNEDEGEMSMYCITCGHEIHSRTAIKHMEKCFNKYESQASFGSIFKTRIEGNNMFCDFYNSVNKTYCKRLRVLCPEHCKDPKISDTEVCGCPLVTNVFSTTGEFCRAPKKSCTKHYVWEKLRRAEIDLERMRQWLKLDELLEKERQLRTSMASRAGVLALMLHSTYNHEVMEKYTKMNQEQAAMQAMQEQLNHQ
- the LOC109597680 gene encoding CXXC-type zinc finger protein 1 isoform X1 → MSRNAISREEIAKQFLLPERQSKIDTLLKQDGQAYCFCRSSDSSRFMIACDACEEWYHGDCVEISEKKAKLITQYFCFRCQEEDPTLVTRWRNKRDDGDRTERTEKQTNNEENKEKSRKRKERSENKNDKKVKKCGECVGCYKTEDCGRCDVCTRKNKHNSSRQKERCKQRICVNFGGYVNLLAFKLILRLFILRSRRKRKDSSDDEQSYNAHLKTDYPRQCYGLKCVKCARYGSKYCSDECGLELARTRILQVLPQRLQEWSLGPSIVEEHNIKALDQVRKQQSEVKQILQELDKHHRELDAIVDRAKNAVIDPNQVNDNEDEGEMSMYCITCGHEIHSRTAIKHMEKCFNKYESQASFGSIFKTRIEGNNMFCDFYNSVNKTYCKRLRVLCPEHCKDPKISDTEVCGCPLVTNVFSTTGEFCRAPKKSCTKHYVWEKLRRAEIDLERMRQWLKLDELLEKERQLRTSMASRAGVLALMLHSTYNHEVMEKYTKMNQEQAAMQAMQEQLNHQ
- the LOC109597679 gene encoding protein SPT2 homolog, whose translation is MDFGTLLHKAQRNDKTQKKEIKYYSTKFEPPKKEQRSKELSVNVKKFLERKEQEEKQKQLEAQRKKEELLALRAQDKKATRRVNVMLKRTKSANQSVIQDAVDDDNTAVTLAGPSQPDEDDYGYVSQEASAFYNKMMEKYNKMPDEKKYDFTKKKVDTNLKGTKDRVRAALEKEREEAMMPHKRKRKHKENGEEEIYDKYEPEKTDKPKPKPRPAAPPPMNFADLLKIAEKKQYEPIVIEQKTKEEEKLFTKKQKREQELERQYRERKEMREKEAKLNAKKPRLEEKPVMKSLSDKIPKLNGSRDDSKKSMNSTTSANSSSKLMNALTKSSDKGPTVNKPTHSSAKVPVKSTSLNGSQEKHFDKRKEQLMKDSRPKLASSKEPGRDMARKQIEPSDLKRKPPSDLKPKQFPPNDLRPKNAMKQKQAPPRDIKPKHHIPPPDMSRFPTKKRPHPNPRRILDDDDSEYDSEMDDFIDDGPEEGNDYSKYISEIFGYDKSRYRDCEDDVDDMESSWAQQMKEEAISKKIGIMEDLEDMRKEEEEKKRKRLMMKKRR
- the LOC109597717 gene encoding piwi-like protein Ago3; this translates as MSQEQRPMAPRSRGAILAALREMRKVGAQPPQEEPEKPRGRAAMLAFLKQTQVKPIGRDIEREVIETSEQPFPSPRKEVLLKDRESQIDRLDQTVSQMQVKELVSFKGQHGKTLQISANYIKLFCDSNRGVYEYEVIIEPVVDSKYRRQKLVSMVVRNDLDNVKLFDGGSVLYLPTKITDDRKTFITTLPGGDETFEVTFVFKKKKNMYDSECLHLYNILFKRIMYILLYKQMGRSFFDPTNKHMIPQHQLEVLPGYAVSVDQMEGGLFLCLDTQHKVMRTQNVYSYLMELNASDPSRFKEIAVANLIGSCVFTKYNNRTYTIDDINWELTPKDTFPTRDGGQISFLEYYERQHALKIRDINQPMLVNRSTVKTSTGEKEDRLICLVPELCHMTGLTESMRNDFKVMKDVAQYTRVTPQQRVNAMHNYLNKVRESPEAQNVLADWGLSIDDQPVQTTARQLENEQIFFGDGKSVQTNNNADWSRATSEFSVCTPVDIRDWIVFYTARDANSAKNFAQLMVRLSGVMGCRVNQPKPVQLPNDRTETYMSSCREYINDNVQIVVFVVPTIRQDRYAIIKKMCCNVIPVPSQVVTSRVLSNTSKVRAIVQKIALQMVAKMGGSLWNVKCPFKGWMVAGMDVYHGKGDKSVCGLVCSLNESLSRYMTLVNFQDQEMGDHLKISFTKMIERYKNENGSYPDKLIIYRDGVSDGELEKVKRYEVQQFKSVIEQFGLETKICFITVQKRINTRIFALGNETHNPPPGTVLDHTMTRRTIKDFFIVSQSVRQGTVNPTHYIVLHDETNMRPDIIQRLTYKMCHLYYNWAGTVRVPAPCQYAHKVAGLVGQHIKIMPSHELWDKLYYL